Proteins encoded together in one Camelina sativa cultivar DH55 chromosome 9, Cs, whole genome shotgun sequence window:
- the LOC104715296 gene encoding uncharacterized protein LOC104715296 — protein SNRGDAFQGEGPNVMSSSSLQDESLPSPGMNSFDLNTNSEDASFNSSQRPMGVKKAKRKQQSEEQFKQLMEQNDKLIKAITKGTAERNEIQRQKVEVQRMKQENKILFTDLSTVTDPACRAYIENERAIILRRRAATNQNEEHGEGSQSQYFGSQYRASQNQEDLVQGEHVQGQQSQGEDQPNFSQYYDYLSGNNFPGN, from the coding sequence tcaaataGAGGTGATGCATTCCAAGGAGAAGGTCCTAATGTTatgtcatcttcatcactcCAAGATGAGTCATTGCCATCTCCTGGTATGAATTCATTCGATCTAAATACAAATAGTGAAGATGCTAGTTTTAACTCATCTCAGAGGCCAATGGGTGTgaaaaaagcaaagagaaaacaacaatcTGAGGAACAATTTAAACAACTCATGGAGCAAAATGATAAGCTTATCAAAGCTATTACTAAAGGTACTGCTGAAAGAAATGAAATTCAAAGACAGAAGGTTGAGGTACAACGAATGAAACAAGAGAATAAAATACTATTCACAGATTTGAGTACTGTAACTGATCCAGCATGTCGTGCATACATTGAAAACGAAAGAGCAATAATTTTGAGAAGAAGAGCAGCAACAAACCAAAATGAAGAACACGGAGAAGGTTCTCAAAGCCAGTATTTTGGATCCCAATATCGAGCATCCCAAAATCAAGAAGATTTAGTTCAAGGAGAACATGTTCAAGGACAACAATCTCAAGGTGAAGACCAACCAAATTTTAGTCAGTACTATGATTATCTTAGTGGAAATAATTTTCCTGGAAATTAG
- the LOC104715295 gene encoding putative nuclease HARBI1 yields MVVHLILLISQNLFHSESFHAGSIPGHKVINRDRENASRNLFNDYFADNPLFPETMFRRRYQMSRPLFLRIYEAIQSHDNYFVQRRDGVGKLGLSGLQKITAVFRMLAYGLPADSTDEYIKIGESTTIESMKRFCRAVVEVFSSRYLRSPDANDVARLLNIGERRGFPGMLGSLDCMHWKWKNCPTAWGGQYAGRSGSPTIILEVVADYDLWIWHAYFGLPGSNNDINVLEASHLFANLAEGTAPPANYVINGKNYNMGYYLADGIYPKWSTLVQTIHDPRGPKKKLFAKKQEACRKDVERAFGVLQSRFAIVAGPARFWSKRVLHDIMTTCIIMHNMIIEDERDVDAPIEERVEDPTVEVEMASDNDARFQEFLARHRQIKNREAHIELRNALIEHLWFEFTNSEN; encoded by the coding sequence aTGGTagttcatctcattcttctcatCTCTCAAAACCTATTTCACTCAGAGAGTTTTCATGCTGGATCTATACCGGGTCATAAAGTTATCAACCGTGATCGAGAAAACGCCTCTCGTAATCTTTTCAACGATTATTTTGCAGACAATCCTTTGTTTCCTGAGACGATGTTCCGACGAAGATATCAGATGAGTCGTCCTTTGTTTCTTCGTATTTATGAGGCAATACAAAGTCATGACAATTACTTTGTCCAGCGAAGAGATGGTGTCGGTAAACTGGGGTTATCTGGTTTACAAAAAATAACGGCTGTATTCCGAATGCTAGCATACGGTTTGCCGGCGGATTCCACCGATGAGTATATCAAAATTGGTGAGTCTACTACTATAGAAAGTATGAAACGATTTTGCCGTGCTGTTGTCGAGGTGTTTTCCAGCCGCTATCTTCGATCACCAGACGCTAACGATGTCGCACGACTACTCAACATTGGTGAACGTCGAGGATTTCCAGGTATGTTGGGTAGTTTAGATTGTATGCACTGGAAATGGAAAAACTGCCCAACAGCTTGGGGAGGACAATATGCTGGTCGTAGTGGATCTCCTACTATTATTTTAGAAGTCGTAGCTGATTATGATCTTTGGATTTGGCATGCATATTTTGGTTTACCAGGATCTAACAATGATATTAATGTGCTAGAGGCATCCCATCTTTTTGCTAatctagctgaaggaactgctcCACCTGCTAATTATGTTATTAATGGGAAAAATTATAATATGGGTTATTATCTAGCTGATGGTATATATCCAAAATGGTCTACTCTTGTTCAAACAATTCACGATCCACGTGGTCCCAAAAAGAAATTGTTTGCAAAGAAGCAAGAAGCATGTAGAAAAGACGTGGaacgtgcatttggagtattgcAGTCAAGATTTGCAATTGTGGCTGGACCTGCACGTTTTTGGAGTAAGAGAGTGTTACATGATATAATGACCACTTGTATCATAATGCATAATATGATTATAGAGGATGAACGTGATGTGGACGCACCTATTGAAGAAAGAGTCGAAGATCCAACTGTAGAAGTTGAAATGGCAAGCGACAATGATGCTCGATTTCAAGAATTTTTAGCTCGACACAGACAGATTAAAAACCGTGAAGCACATATTGAACTTCGAAATGCATTAATTGAGCACTTATGGTTCGAATTTACTAATTCTGAAAATTAg
- the LOC104711014 gene encoding tRNA-splicing endonuclease subunit Sen2-1-like, producing the protein MVPRWKWKGAEAKALAEPVSETVSELQSSFARTEASGFLSTCNVLLLVEVEQAELLDRCCFGRPVVNSEKDKRWVQLSFEEAFFLFCKLNCIKISVHGRSLEDELDLWRSMRSFKPNFAILYKAYSHLRSKNWIVRSGLQYGVDFVVYRHHPSLVHSEYAVLVHSIGENDRLKPWSDVHCSVRLTGSVAKTLLVLYVNGQVNKENMNLPLCLEDYTVEELTIRRWNPELSREDESRT; encoded by the coding sequence ATGGTACCAAGGTGGAAATGGAAAGGTGCTGAGGCAAAAGCACTTGCAGAACCTGTTTCAGAAACAGTCTCGGAGCTCCAATCTTCTTTTGCCCGAACAGAGGCTTCAGGTTTCCTCTCAACTTGTAACGTACTTCTATTGGTTGAGGTAGAGCAAGCTGAGCTTTTGGACCGTTGTTGTTTTGGTAGACCTGTTGTTAATAGCGAGAAAGATAAGAGATGGGTTCAATTATCTTTTGAAGaagctttctttttgttctgcAAACTCAACTGCATCAAGATATCTGTTCATGGTCGTTCCCTTGAAGACGAGTTAGATCTATGGCGATCCATGAGATCATTTAAGCCTAATTTTGCGATCTTGTACAAGGCTTATTCCCATCTTAGATCAAAGAACTGGATTGTAAGATCAGGGTTACAATACGGAGTTGATTTCGTGGTCTATAGACATCATCCATCTCTTGTCCATTCTGAATACGCTGTTCTTGTTCATTCCATTGGAGAGAATGACCGGTTAAAGCCGTGGTCCGATGTTCATTGCAGTGTTCGGCTAACTGGTAGCGTCGCGAAAACATTGTTGGTTCTTTACGTCAATGGACAAGTCAATAAAGAGAACATGAACCTGCCTTTGTGTTTAGAAGACTACACAGTGGAAGAGCTAACAATTCGTAGATGGAATCCAGAACTTAGCCGTGAAGATGAAAGCAGAACATGA
- the LOC104711013 gene encoding tetraspanin-3-like codes for MRTSNHLIGLVNFLTFLLSIPILGGGIWLSSRANSTDCLRFLQWPLIVIGISIMVVSLAGFAGACYRNKFLMWLYLVVMLLIIAALIGFIIFAYAVTDKGSGRTVLNRGYLDYYIQDYSGWLKDRVSDDGYWGKISSCLRDSRACSKIGRNFNGVPETADMFFLRRLSPVESGCCKPPTDCGFSYVNETGWDTRGGMIGPNPDCMLWSNDQSVLCYQCSSCKAGVLGSLKKSWRKVSVINIVVLIMLVIFYVIAYAAYRNVKRMDNDEPAGEARMTKSHPSHFHL; via the exons ATGAGAACAAGCAACCATCTCATAGGTCTAGTCAACTTCCTCACCTTCCTCCTCTCGATCCCAATCCTCGGCGGTGGAATATGGCTGAGCAGCCGAGCTAACTCCACCGACTGTTTAAGATTCCTCCAGTGGCCACTCATAGTCATCGGAATCTCAATCATGGTCGTTTCTTTAGCCGGGTTCGCTGGAGCTTGTTACCGTAATAAGTTCCTCATGTGGCTATACCTAGTCGTCATGCTCCTCATCATAGCCGCCCTCATAGGTTTCATCATCTTTGCTTACGCGGTTACCGATAAAGGATCTGGTCGAACCGTGCTTAACCGGGGTTATCTTGACTACTATATTCAAGATTACTCTGGTTGGTTGAAAGATCGAGTCTCTGATGATGGTTACTGGGGTAAAATCAGTTCTTGTCTGAGAGATTCTCGTGCTTGTAGTAAGATTGGAAGGAACTTTAATGGTGTCCCTGAAACAGCTGATATGTTCTTCCTTAGAAGACTTAGTCCTGTTGAG TCCGGCTGTTGCAAGCCACCAACAGATTGTGGTTTTTCATATGTGAATGAGACGGGGTGGGACACGAGAGGAGGCATGATAGGACCAAACCCGGACTGTATGCTGTGGAGCAACGACCAGAGTGTGCTCTGTTATCAATGTAGCTCTTGTAAAGCTGGTGTCCTTGGGAGTTTGAAGAAGAGCTGGAGAAAAGTATCAGTGATCAACATCGTGGTGCTAATCATGCTCGTTATCTTCTATGTGATAGCTTATGCGGCTTATAGGAATGTCAAGAGGATGGATAACGATGAGCCGGCCGGTGAAGCAAGGATGACAAAATCACATCCTAGTCATTTCCATCTTTGA